The following are encoded together in the Culex pipiens pallens isolate TS chromosome 1, TS_CPP_V2, whole genome shotgun sequence genome:
- the LOC120412639 gene encoding NADPH--cytochrome P450 reductase isoform X2, translating to MDAQTEPEVPPVVAATEEPFLGPLDIVLLLVLVAGAAWYLLKNKKKEAQTSQFKSYSIQPTAVNTMTMAENSFIKKLKSSGRRLVVFYGSQTGTAEEFAGRLAKEGLRYQMKGMVADPEECDMEELLTLKDIDKSLAVFCLATYGEGDPTDNCMEFYEWIQNNDVDFTGLNYAVFGLGNKTYEHYNKVGIYVDKRLEELGASRVFELGLGDDDANIEDDFITWKDKFWPAVCDHFGIESTGDEVLTRQYRLLEQPETSPERLYTGEVARLHSLQTQRPPFDAKNPFMAPIKINRELHKSGGRSCMHIEFDIEGSKMRYEAGDHLAMYPVNDSDLVTRLGKLCNADLDTIFSLINTDTDSSKKHPFPCPTTYKTALTHYLEITALPRTHILKELAEYCSDEKDKEFLRFMSSTAPEGKAKYQEWVQDSSRNIVHVLEDVPSCHPPIDHICELLPRLQPRYYSISSSSKLYPTTVHVTAVLVKYVTKTGRTNNGVATTFLAQKKVNGESLPRVPIFIRKSQFRLPAKTETPVIMVGPGTGLAPFRGFIQERDFNKQEGKEIGQTVMYFGCRKRSEDYIYEEELEDYVKRGVISLRTAFSRDQPQKVYVTHLLEEDMDLIWEVIGVNKGHFYICGDAKNMATDVRNILLKVLQTKGNMSESEATQYVKKMEAQKRYSADVWS from the exons ATGGACGCACAGACAGAGCCGGAAGTGCCCCCGGTGGTGGCGGCAACCGAGGAGCCCTTCCTGGGCCCGCTAGACATTGTcctgctgctggtgctggtaGCCGGTGCAGCATGGTACCTGCTCAAGAACAAAAAGAAGGAAGCCCAGACTAGTCAGTTCAAGTCGTACTCGATACA gCCCACCGCCGTCAACACGATGACCATGGCGGAGAACTCCttcatcaagaagctgaagtcGTCCGGCCGACGGCTGGTCGTGTTCTACGGCTCGCAGACCGGAACGGCCGAGGAGTTTGCCGGGCGGCTGGCGAAGGAGGGCCTGCGCTACCAGATGAAGGGTATGGTGGCCGACCCGGAGGAGTGCGACATG GAAGAGCTGCTGACGCTCAAGGACATCGACAAGTCGCTGGCGGTGTTCTGCTTGGCCACGTACGGCGAGGGTGATCCCACCGACAACTGCATGGAGTTCTACGAGTGGATCCAGAACAACGACGTGGACTTTACCGGGTTGAACTACGCG GTCTTTGGGCTTGGCAACAAAACGTACGAGCACTACAACAAGGTTGGAATCTATGTCGACAAACGGCTGGAGGAGTTGGGAGCAAGTCGTGTCTTCGAGCTGGGACTTGGAGATGACGACGCGAA CATTGAGGATGACTTCATCACGTGGAAGGACAAGTTCTGGCCAGCAGTGTGTGACCATTTTGGAATCGAAAGTACCGGCGATGAGGTGTTGACGCGTCAGTACCGTCTGCTCGAGCAGCCGGAGACCTCGCCGGAACGTCTGTACACCGGTGAGGTGGCCCGTCTTCACTCGCTCCAGACGCAGCGCCCGCCGTTCGATGCCAAGAATCCGTTCATGGCTCCGATCAAGATTAACCGCGAGCTGCACAAGTCCGGTGGCCGTTCGTGCATGCACATCGAGTTCGATATCGAGGGATCGAAGATGCGCTACGAAGCTGGTGATCATCTGGCGATGTACCCGGTGAACGATTCGGACTTGGTGACCCGATTGGGCAAGCTGTGCAATGCCGACCTGGATACGATCTTCTCGCTGATCAACACCGATACGGACAGTAGCAAGAAGCATCCGTTCCCTTGCCCAACGACGTACAAAACGGCGCTGACGCACTACCTGGAGATCACCGCGCTGCCGAGAACTCACATCCTGAAGGAGTTGGCCGAATACTGCAGCGACGAAAAGGACAAGGAGTTCCTGCGGTTCATGTCTTCCACGGCACCCGAAGGCAAGGCCAAGTACCAGGAATGGGTTCAGGACAGCAGCCGTAACATTGTGCACGTACTGGAAGACGTCCCGTCCTGCCATCCACCGATTGACCACATCTGCGAACTGCTTCCGAGACTGCAGCCCCGCTACTACTCGATCTCTTCGTCTTCCAAGCTGTACCCTACCACGGTGCACGTCACGGCCGTTCTGGTCAAGTACGTCACCAAGACCGGACGTACCAACAACGGCGTCGCTACGACATTCCTGGCCCAGAAGAAGGTTAACGGAGAATCGCTGCCGCGGGTGCCGATCTTCATCCGCAAGAGCCAGTTCCGGTTACCGGCGAAAACGGAAACCCCGGTCATCATGGTCGGCCCGGGAACCGGGTTGGCTCCCTTCCGAGGCTTTATCCAAGAGCGAGATTTCAACAAGCAGGAAGGCAAGGAAATCGGCCAGACCGTCATGTACTTTGGCTGTCGCAAACGGTCCGAGGATTACATCTACGAAGAG GAACTCGAAGACTACGTCAAGCGCGGCGTAATCAGCCTGAGGACAGCCTTCTCGCGTGACCAGCCGCAAAAGGTGTACGTTACGCATCTGCTAGAGGAAGACATGGACCTGATCTGGGAAGTGATAGGAGTCAACAAGGGTCACTTCTACATTTGCGG TGACGCCAAGAACATGGCCACCGACGTGCGGAACATTCTGCTCAAGGTGCTGCAAACCAAGGGCAACATGAGCGAGAGTGAAGCCACGCAGTACGTCAAGAAGATGGAAGCCCAGAAGCGGTACTCGGCCGACGTGTGGAGTTAA
- the LOC120412639 gene encoding NADPH--cytochrome P450 reductase isoform X3 has protein sequence MIAHCLRPKLRLFVSVERKCSSFVVPVSSLVEGDDRTGRKQSAVRNTVRWLLNIRQDPKGSGRFRRKWGLIEVFGLGNKTYEHYNKVGIYVDKRLEELGASRVFELGLGDDDANIEDDFITWKDKFWPAVCDHFGIESTGDEVLTRQYRLLEQPETSPERLYTGEVARLHSLQTQRPPFDAKNPFMAPIKINRELHKSGGRSCMHIEFDIEGSKMRYEAGDHLAMYPVNDSDLVTRLGKLCNADLDTIFSLINTDTDSSKKHPFPCPTTYKTALTHYLEITALPRTHILKELAEYCSDEKDKEFLRFMSSTAPEGKAKYQEWVQDSSRNIVHVLEDVPSCHPPIDHICELLPRLQPRYYSISSSSKLYPTTVHVTAVLVKYVTKTGRTNNGVATTFLAQKKVNGESLPRVPIFIRKSQFRLPAKTETPVIMVGPGTGLAPFRGFIQERDFNKQEGKEIGQTVMYFGCRKRSEDYIYEEELEDYVKRGVISLRTAFSRDQPQKVYVTHLLEEDMDLIWEVIGVNKGHFYICGDAKNMATDVRNILLKVLQTKGNMSESEATQYVKKMEAQKRYSADVWS, from the exons ATGATTGCGCACTGTTTGAGGCCAAAGTTGCGTTTATTCGTTTCAGTAGAGCGAAAATGCAGTAGTTTTGTAGTTCCGGTCAGTTCCTTGGTGGAAGGGGATGACCGGACGGGTAGGAAGCAATCGGCGGTTCGGAACACGGTTCGATGGTTGTTGAACATCCGCCAGGATCCAAAGGGTAGTGGCCGGTTTCGGCGAAAATGGGGATTGATTGAG GTCTTTGGGCTTGGCAACAAAACGTACGAGCACTACAACAAGGTTGGAATCTATGTCGACAAACGGCTGGAGGAGTTGGGAGCAAGTCGTGTCTTCGAGCTGGGACTTGGAGATGACGACGCGAA CATTGAGGATGACTTCATCACGTGGAAGGACAAGTTCTGGCCAGCAGTGTGTGACCATTTTGGAATCGAAAGTACCGGCGATGAGGTGTTGACGCGTCAGTACCGTCTGCTCGAGCAGCCGGAGACCTCGCCGGAACGTCTGTACACCGGTGAGGTGGCCCGTCTTCACTCGCTCCAGACGCAGCGCCCGCCGTTCGATGCCAAGAATCCGTTCATGGCTCCGATCAAGATTAACCGCGAGCTGCACAAGTCCGGTGGCCGTTCGTGCATGCACATCGAGTTCGATATCGAGGGATCGAAGATGCGCTACGAAGCTGGTGATCATCTGGCGATGTACCCGGTGAACGATTCGGACTTGGTGACCCGATTGGGCAAGCTGTGCAATGCCGACCTGGATACGATCTTCTCGCTGATCAACACCGATACGGACAGTAGCAAGAAGCATCCGTTCCCTTGCCCAACGACGTACAAAACGGCGCTGACGCACTACCTGGAGATCACCGCGCTGCCGAGAACTCACATCCTGAAGGAGTTGGCCGAATACTGCAGCGACGAAAAGGACAAGGAGTTCCTGCGGTTCATGTCTTCCACGGCACCCGAAGGCAAGGCCAAGTACCAGGAATGGGTTCAGGACAGCAGCCGTAACATTGTGCACGTACTGGAAGACGTCCCGTCCTGCCATCCACCGATTGACCACATCTGCGAACTGCTTCCGAGACTGCAGCCCCGCTACTACTCGATCTCTTCGTCTTCCAAGCTGTACCCTACCACGGTGCACGTCACGGCCGTTCTGGTCAAGTACGTCACCAAGACCGGACGTACCAACAACGGCGTCGCTACGACATTCCTGGCCCAGAAGAAGGTTAACGGAGAATCGCTGCCGCGGGTGCCGATCTTCATCCGCAAGAGCCAGTTCCGGTTACCGGCGAAAACGGAAACCCCGGTCATCATGGTCGGCCCGGGAACCGGGTTGGCTCCCTTCCGAGGCTTTATCCAAGAGCGAGATTTCAACAAGCAGGAAGGCAAGGAAATCGGCCAGACCGTCATGTACTTTGGCTGTCGCAAACGGTCCGAGGATTACATCTACGAAGAG GAACTCGAAGACTACGTCAAGCGCGGCGTAATCAGCCTGAGGACAGCCTTCTCGCGTGACCAGCCGCAAAAGGTGTACGTTACGCATCTGCTAGAGGAAGACATGGACCTGATCTGGGAAGTGATAGGAGTCAACAAGGGTCACTTCTACATTTGCGG TGACGCCAAGAACATGGCCACCGACGTGCGGAACATTCTGCTCAAGGTGCTGCAAACCAAGGGCAACATGAGCGAGAGTGAAGCCACGCAGTACGTCAAGAAGATGGAAGCCCAGAAGCGGTACTCGGCCGACGTGTGGAGTTAA
- the LOC120412639 gene encoding NADPH--cytochrome P450 reductase isoform X1: protein MDAQTEPEVPPVVAATEEPFLGPLDIVLLLVLVAGAAWYLLKNKKKEAQTSQFKSYSIQPTAVNTMTMAENSFIKKLKSSGRRLVVFYGSQTGTAEEFAGRLAKEGLRYQMKGMVADPEECDMEELLTLKDIDKSLAVFCLATYGEGDPTDNCMEFYEWIQNNDVDFTGLNYAVFGLGNKTYEHYNKVGIYVDKRLEELGASRVFELGLGDDDANIEDDFITWKDKFWPAVCDHFGIESTGDEVLTRQYRLLEQPETSPERLYTGEVARLHSLQTQRPPFDAKNPFMAPIKINRELHKSGGRSCMHIEFDIEGSKMRYEAGDHLAMYPVNDSDLVTRLGKLCNADLDTIFSLINTDTDSSKKHPFPCPTTYKTALTHYLEITALPRTHILKELAEYCSDEKDKEFLRFMSSTAPEGKAKYQEWVQDSSRNIVHVLEDVPSCHPPIDHICELLPRLQPRYYSISSSSKLYPTTVHVTAVLVKYVTKTGRTNNGVATTFLAQKKVNGESLPRVPIFIRKSQFRLPAKTETPVIMVGPGTGLAPFRGFIQERDFNKQEGKEIGQTVMYFGCRKRSEDYIYEEELEDYVKRGVISLRTAFSRDQPQKVYVTHLLEEDMDLIWEVIGVNKGHFYICGYVRRSNRNLQTSRSPISLSLSSFSDAKNMATDVRNILLKVLQTKGNMSESEATQYVKKMEAQKRYSADVWS, encoded by the exons ATGGACGCACAGACAGAGCCGGAAGTGCCCCCGGTGGTGGCGGCAACCGAGGAGCCCTTCCTGGGCCCGCTAGACATTGTcctgctgctggtgctggtaGCCGGTGCAGCATGGTACCTGCTCAAGAACAAAAAGAAGGAAGCCCAGACTAGTCAGTTCAAGTCGTACTCGATACA gCCCACCGCCGTCAACACGATGACCATGGCGGAGAACTCCttcatcaagaagctgaagtcGTCCGGCCGACGGCTGGTCGTGTTCTACGGCTCGCAGACCGGAACGGCCGAGGAGTTTGCCGGGCGGCTGGCGAAGGAGGGCCTGCGCTACCAGATGAAGGGTATGGTGGCCGACCCGGAGGAGTGCGACATG GAAGAGCTGCTGACGCTCAAGGACATCGACAAGTCGCTGGCGGTGTTCTGCTTGGCCACGTACGGCGAGGGTGATCCCACCGACAACTGCATGGAGTTCTACGAGTGGATCCAGAACAACGACGTGGACTTTACCGGGTTGAACTACGCG GTCTTTGGGCTTGGCAACAAAACGTACGAGCACTACAACAAGGTTGGAATCTATGTCGACAAACGGCTGGAGGAGTTGGGAGCAAGTCGTGTCTTCGAGCTGGGACTTGGAGATGACGACGCGAA CATTGAGGATGACTTCATCACGTGGAAGGACAAGTTCTGGCCAGCAGTGTGTGACCATTTTGGAATCGAAAGTACCGGCGATGAGGTGTTGACGCGTCAGTACCGTCTGCTCGAGCAGCCGGAGACCTCGCCGGAACGTCTGTACACCGGTGAGGTGGCCCGTCTTCACTCGCTCCAGACGCAGCGCCCGCCGTTCGATGCCAAGAATCCGTTCATGGCTCCGATCAAGATTAACCGCGAGCTGCACAAGTCCGGTGGCCGTTCGTGCATGCACATCGAGTTCGATATCGAGGGATCGAAGATGCGCTACGAAGCTGGTGATCATCTGGCGATGTACCCGGTGAACGATTCGGACTTGGTGACCCGATTGGGCAAGCTGTGCAATGCCGACCTGGATACGATCTTCTCGCTGATCAACACCGATACGGACAGTAGCAAGAAGCATCCGTTCCCTTGCCCAACGACGTACAAAACGGCGCTGACGCACTACCTGGAGATCACCGCGCTGCCGAGAACTCACATCCTGAAGGAGTTGGCCGAATACTGCAGCGACGAAAAGGACAAGGAGTTCCTGCGGTTCATGTCTTCCACGGCACCCGAAGGCAAGGCCAAGTACCAGGAATGGGTTCAGGACAGCAGCCGTAACATTGTGCACGTACTGGAAGACGTCCCGTCCTGCCATCCACCGATTGACCACATCTGCGAACTGCTTCCGAGACTGCAGCCCCGCTACTACTCGATCTCTTCGTCTTCCAAGCTGTACCCTACCACGGTGCACGTCACGGCCGTTCTGGTCAAGTACGTCACCAAGACCGGACGTACCAACAACGGCGTCGCTACGACATTCCTGGCCCAGAAGAAGGTTAACGGAGAATCGCTGCCGCGGGTGCCGATCTTCATCCGCAAGAGCCAGTTCCGGTTACCGGCGAAAACGGAAACCCCGGTCATCATGGTCGGCCCGGGAACCGGGTTGGCTCCCTTCCGAGGCTTTATCCAAGAGCGAGATTTCAACAAGCAGGAAGGCAAGGAAATCGGCCAGACCGTCATGTACTTTGGCTGTCGCAAACGGTCCGAGGATTACATCTACGAAGAG GAACTCGAAGACTACGTCAAGCGCGGCGTAATCAGCCTGAGGACAGCCTTCTCGCGTGACCAGCCGCAAAAGGTGTACGTTACGCATCTGCTAGAGGAAGACATGGACCTGATCTGGGAAGTGATAGGAGTCAACAAGGGTCACTTCTACATTTGCGGGTACGTACGCCGTTCAAACcgaaacctccaaacctcccgcTCACctatctctctttctctctcttccTTCAGTGACGCCAAGAACATGGCCACCGACGTGCGGAACATTCTGCTCAAGGTGCTGCAAACCAAGGGCAACATGAGCGAGAGTGAAGCCACGCAGTACGTCAAGAAGATGGAAGCCCAGAAGCGGTACTCGGCCGACGTGTGGAGTTAA
- the LOC120413502 gene encoding uncharacterized protein LOC120413502 isoform X2, with protein MAQTSTSIAFMFPTTTSGLSQRPCFYNLLLIDGYLAFQTVIKQIDPDRNEFGGRFLFVMTSADRVEKVTLHSMFSTLWSNNIVNVLVITKQYGEILMYSYFPYSADHCEYTEPVLVDRWDSGWDNINLFPNKLENLYGCPMRIASFDYPPFTMIARNSCSGELRLIGYEGFLIDTIARKFNFSVELVVPEGNPQWGVIENNTALSGAFKMIVNLEVNLSVGGYSVREERVALMEPSVTYHVVSLMLAVPPGRPYTAFEKLFRPFTLITWLMIALYLLLGCLCIVVLRFYPNSIRNFTYGRRTGSPLINMLNSFFGGALVRTPARNFARTLLFMWMYYSFVMRSLYTGSLYEFLQQNKTFSHISSIEHLESEGIPYLISDTFKAFLTAYPQVLRRTQPLEDNPPAEIFHNLKRGRLNAAVLATHDYIAWYNERYFREGVVHLADDVLLQQPICLYFPKRNCLTHPVNLQIENIKVSGLLGYWMHQYVGYRFYKRTKRTQKARNHQHSPKVLTNEHLAGCYQALVWLLALSAGIFALELASTRFHWLRMVFERIE; from the coding sequence ATGGCCCAAACGTCAACCTCGATTGCCTTCATGTTCCCCACAACAACATCGGGCCTGTCTCAACGACCTTGCTTCTACAATCTTCTGCTCATCGACGGATACTTGGCGTTCCAAACGGTGATTAAACAGATCGATCCGGATCGGAATGAGTTCGGCGGACGGTTCCTGTTCGTGATGACTAGCGCGGATCGCGTCGAGAAGGTGACTCTGCATTCCATGTTCTCAACGCTTTGGTCCAACAACATTGTCAACGTGCTCGTGATAACGAAGCAGTACGGCGAGATTCTGATGTACTCGTACTTTCCATATAGCGCTGATCACTGCGAGTACACTGAACCTGTGCTGGTGGATCGTTGGGATAGTGGTTGGGACAATATAAACCTGTTTCCAAACAAGTTGGAAAATCTGTACGGATGTCCTATGAGGATAGCTAGCTTCGACTACCCACCATTTACCATGATAGCGAGGAATTCATGCTCTGGGGAACTTCGTTTGATTGGATATGAGGGTTTTTTGATCGATACGATTGCGCGCAAGTTCAACTTCTCCGTGGAATTGGTGGTTCCGGAAGGTAACCCGCAATGGGGAGTCATAGAGAACAACACAGCTTTGTCCGGTGCGTTCAAAATGATCGTAAATTTGGAGGTCAACCTGTCCGTCGGTGGATATTCAGTGAGAGAAGAACGCGTTGCTCTGATGGAGCCGTCTGTTACTTACCACGTTGTGAGTCTTATGCTTGCCGTCCCTCCCGGACGTCCATACACGGCCTTCGAGAAACTGTTCCGGCCCTTCACCTTGATTACTTGGCTTATGATTGCTCTGTACCTTCTACTTGGCTGTCTTTGCATCGTCGTGCTACGATTCTATCCAAACAGTATACGGAACTTTACCTACGGTAGAAGAACCGGGAGCCCGTTGATAAACATGCTCAATTCGTTCTTTGGCGGAGCCCTGGTTCGTACGCCAGCTAGGAACTTCGCCAGAACCCTATTGTTTATGTGGATGTACTACTCGTTCGTAATGCGTTCGCTCTACACCGGATCTCTCTACGAGTTCCTCCAGCAGAATAAAACCTTCAGCCACATCAGCTCAATCGAACATCTGGAGTCCGAGGGAATCCCGTATCTCATCTCGGACACGTTCAAGGCGTTTCTCACCGCGTACCCTCAAGTTCTGAGGCGAACTCAACCCCTCGAAGACAATCCACCTGCTGAAATCTTTCACAATCTCAAACGTGGTCGGCTGAACGCCGCAGTGCTCGCAACGCATGACTATATCGCGTGGTACAACGAGAGGTACTTCCGGGAAGGAGTTGTCCACCTGGCGGATGATGTTCTTCTTCAGCAACCGATCTGCCTGTACTTCCCCAAGCGGAACTGCCTGACGCATCCGGTGAATCTTCAAATCGAAAACATCAAGGTGTCCGGACTGCTCGGCTATTGGATGCACCAGTACGTTGGCTATCGGTTCTACAAGAGGACCAAGCGGACCCAGAAAGCCCGTAACCACCAGCACTCGCCGAAAGTACTGACAAACGAACATCTCGCGGGCTGTTATCAAGCCTTGGTTTGGTTACTCGCGCTATCCGCAGGGATATTCGCACTGGAACTTGCTTCCACAAGATTTCACTGGCTCAGAATGGTCTTTGAACGCATTGAGTAA
- the LOC120413502 gene encoding uncharacterized protein LOC120413502 isoform X1 codes for MKSSNLSMSSLTVILYLAAVLDSSVPLRLNDLAFPQDDLQEAVKSILSEYFVSNHSAVIVLRSARTGFDLEQLHSDILDRVMAQTSTSIAFMFPTTTSGLSQRPCFYNLLLIDGYLAFQTVIKQIDPDRNEFGGRFLFVMTSADRVEKVTLHSMFSTLWSNNIVNVLVITKQYGEILMYSYFPYSADHCEYTEPVLVDRWDSGWDNINLFPNKLENLYGCPMRIASFDYPPFTMIARNSCSGELRLIGYEGFLIDTIARKFNFSVELVVPEGNPQWGVIENNTALSGAFKMIVNLEVNLSVGGYSVREERVALMEPSVTYHVVSLMLAVPPGRPYTAFEKLFRPFTLITWLMIALYLLLGCLCIVVLRFYPNSIRNFTYGRRTGSPLINMLNSFFGGALVRTPARNFARTLLFMWMYYSFVMRSLYTGSLYEFLQQNKTFSHISSIEHLESEGIPYLISDTFKAFLTAYPQVLRRTQPLEDNPPAEIFHNLKRGRLNAAVLATHDYIAWYNERYFREGVVHLADDVLLQQPICLYFPKRNCLTHPVNLQIENIKVSGLLGYWMHQYVGYRFYKRTKRTQKARNHQHSPKVLTNEHLAGCYQALVWLLALSAGIFALELASTRFHWLRMVFERIE; via the coding sequence ATGAAGTCCAGTAATCTAAGTATGAGTTCCCTAACGGTTATTCTGTATCTGGCAGCGGTGCTCGACTCAAGTGTTCCGCTGCGTCTGAACGATCTAGCATTTCCACAGGATGACCTCCAGGAAGCCGTTAAGTCGATTTTGAGCGAATACTTTGTATCAAATCATTCCGCCGTGATCGTTCTTCGATCCGCTCGGACCGGATTCGACCTGGAACAACTTCATTCGGATATCCTCGACCGGGTGATGGCCCAAACGTCAACCTCGATTGCCTTCATGTTCCCCACAACAACATCGGGCCTGTCTCAACGACCTTGCTTCTACAATCTTCTGCTCATCGACGGATACTTGGCGTTCCAAACGGTGATTAAACAGATCGATCCGGATCGGAATGAGTTCGGCGGACGGTTCCTGTTCGTGATGACTAGCGCGGATCGCGTCGAGAAGGTGACTCTGCATTCCATGTTCTCAACGCTTTGGTCCAACAACATTGTCAACGTGCTCGTGATAACGAAGCAGTACGGCGAGATTCTGATGTACTCGTACTTTCCATATAGCGCTGATCACTGCGAGTACACTGAACCTGTGCTGGTGGATCGTTGGGATAGTGGTTGGGACAATATAAACCTGTTTCCAAACAAGTTGGAAAATCTGTACGGATGTCCTATGAGGATAGCTAGCTTCGACTACCCACCATTTACCATGATAGCGAGGAATTCATGCTCTGGGGAACTTCGTTTGATTGGATATGAGGGTTTTTTGATCGATACGATTGCGCGCAAGTTCAACTTCTCCGTGGAATTGGTGGTTCCGGAAGGTAACCCGCAATGGGGAGTCATAGAGAACAACACAGCTTTGTCCGGTGCGTTCAAAATGATCGTAAATTTGGAGGTCAACCTGTCCGTCGGTGGATATTCAGTGAGAGAAGAACGCGTTGCTCTGATGGAGCCGTCTGTTACTTACCACGTTGTGAGTCTTATGCTTGCCGTCCCTCCCGGACGTCCATACACGGCCTTCGAGAAACTGTTCCGGCCCTTCACCTTGATTACTTGGCTTATGATTGCTCTGTACCTTCTACTTGGCTGTCTTTGCATCGTCGTGCTACGATTCTATCCAAACAGTATACGGAACTTTACCTACGGTAGAAGAACCGGGAGCCCGTTGATAAACATGCTCAATTCGTTCTTTGGCGGAGCCCTGGTTCGTACGCCAGCTAGGAACTTCGCCAGAACCCTATTGTTTATGTGGATGTACTACTCGTTCGTAATGCGTTCGCTCTACACCGGATCTCTCTACGAGTTCCTCCAGCAGAATAAAACCTTCAGCCACATCAGCTCAATCGAACATCTGGAGTCCGAGGGAATCCCGTATCTCATCTCGGACACGTTCAAGGCGTTTCTCACCGCGTACCCTCAAGTTCTGAGGCGAACTCAACCCCTCGAAGACAATCCACCTGCTGAAATCTTTCACAATCTCAAACGTGGTCGGCTGAACGCCGCAGTGCTCGCAACGCATGACTATATCGCGTGGTACAACGAGAGGTACTTCCGGGAAGGAGTTGTCCACCTGGCGGATGATGTTCTTCTTCAGCAACCGATCTGCCTGTACTTCCCCAAGCGGAACTGCCTGACGCATCCGGTGAATCTTCAAATCGAAAACATCAAGGTGTCCGGACTGCTCGGCTATTGGATGCACCAGTACGTTGGCTATCGGTTCTACAAGAGGACCAAGCGGACCCAGAAAGCCCGTAACCACCAGCACTCGCCGAAAGTACTGACAAACGAACATCTCGCGGGCTGTTATCAAGCCTTGGTTTGGTTACTCGCGCTATCCGCAGGGATATTCGCACTGGAACTTGCTTCCACAAGATTTCACTGGCTCAGAATGGTCTTTGAACGCATTGAGTAA
- the LOC120413510 gene encoding uncharacterized protein LOC120413510 produces the protein MPQLEDEATQEKIAQEKLKRFCDSLRTLYRQIKQLIGPERANVDKTLAKAARYEQLVKSDVGGSGSVYPAELVEDVKAECLHEINARLIGTGQVVNELIEQNSTVLSNYQELEGASRSLNWQRSGAILLGTEHQKPLEFYLREGFRIVNKMNLLVTRYKHTFKVVEVQQADSIQRFRDCLKLPDELDLCVQEFVSFTVFMLK, from the exons ATGCCTCAACTAGAAGATGAGGCCACTCAGGAAAAAATCGCTCAGGAGAAGCTCAAGCGCTTCTGCGACTCACTCCGGACGCTGTACCGCCAGATCAAACAGCTGATCGGCCCGGAGCGCGCCAACGTGGACAAGACCCTGGCAAAGGCGGCTCGGTACGAGCAGTTGGTAAAGTCGGATGTCGGCGGCAGCGGAAGCGTCTATCCGGCTGAACTGGTTGAGGACGTCAAGGCGGAGTGCCTTCACGAGATCAACGCGAGGTTGATCGGAACGGGTCAAGTGGT aaatgaGCTGATTGAGCAAAACTCGACCGTTTTGTCAAACTACCAGGAGTTGGAAGGGGCATCCCGAAGCTTAAACTGGCAACGCAGCGGTGCTATTCTTCTGGGAACCGAACATCAGAAGCCGCTTGAGTTCTACCTGCGGGAGGGATTTCGGATTGTTAACAAGATGAATCTACTGGTGACAAGGTACAAGCACACCTTCAAAGTCGTTGAAGTGCAGCAAGCTGACTCCATTCAACGATTTCGGGATTGCTTGAAGCTGCCGGATGAGCTGGACCTGTGTGTGCAGGAGTTTGTTTCATTCACTGTATTTAtgctgaaataa